The following coding sequences lie in one Bdellovibrionales bacterium genomic window:
- a CDS encoding M14 family metallocarboxypeptidase, translating to MKWGPAEKEQWLAEQTIKRSYRDEVVTKIKKLSDAFDVIQYGALSINPELYPVFLIKSKKFDKTKETILITGGVHGYETSGVHGALGFMETAATHFEKQFNFVCAPCISPWAYETINRWNPKAIDPNRSFREDSPAEECDLFLKAMKSVGVTPFAHFDLHETTDTDNSVFRPALEKRDGIPQELWDIPDGFYLVGDSEDPKPAFQKAIIDEVKKVTHIAPHDQEGRIIGVEIEQDGVINYELKKLYLCAGFSGAEYTTTTEVYPDSPKVNDQICIDAQIAAINGGLNYLRANFK from the coding sequence ATGAAATGGGGACCCGCCGAAAAAGAGCAGTGGCTCGCAGAACAAACCATCAAGCGCTCCTACCGCGACGAGGTGGTCACAAAAATCAAAAAATTAAGCGATGCATTTGACGTGATTCAGTATGGAGCTCTTTCGATCAACCCCGAGCTTTATCCCGTATTCCTGATCAAGTCTAAAAAGTTCGATAAAACCAAAGAAACCATTCTTATTACTGGCGGAGTCCACGGCTACGAAACCAGTGGCGTTCACGGCGCTCTCGGATTTATGGAAACTGCCGCCACTCACTTCGAAAAACAATTTAATTTTGTTTGTGCCCCTTGTATTAGTCCTTGGGCCTACGAAACGATCAATCGCTGGAATCCCAAAGCCATTGATCCGAATCGCTCTTTCCGCGAAGATAGTCCTGCCGAAGAATGTGATCTCTTTTTAAAAGCCATGAAGTCCGTGGGAGTCACTCCCTTTGCTCACTTTGATCTTCACGAGACGACCGACACTGATAACTCGGTATTTCGACCCGCTCTTGAAAAAAGGGACGGTATCCCTCAAGAGTTATGGGACATTCCTGACGGATTTTATCTGGTAGGGGACTCGGAAGATCCCAAGCCCGCCTTCCAAAAGGCCATTATTGACGAAGTCAAAAAAGTCACTCATATCGCACCTCACGATCAAGAGGGCCGAATCATCGGTGTCGAGATCGAACAAGACGGCGTGATCAATTATGAGCTTAAAAAACTTTATTTGTGTGCGGGATTCTCCGGAGCTGAATACACCACCACCACAGAGGTTTACCCCGATAGTCCAAAGGTCAACGATCAGATCTGTATCGACGCGCAGATTGCGGCCATAAACGGTGGGCTTAATTATCTCCGAGCGAATTTTAAATAA